DNA from Asticcacaulis excentricus:
AGCATGGCGGGTATGCGCCGGGCATAGAGCCAGACGAGGACAATCAGCGACCAGGCTATGAGGGCAAGGAGCGGGGCAACCATGCCTCCACTCTTGCCGTGGCAACCGGTAAAAAAGCGTTAACCATAACGCCCACACTAGGACGTGCGAGGTATTCTCTTATCTCCGTCGCGTGGCGCGCGTGGGCTTTTTCATCGAGCCCAGAAGGCCGCGCACCAATTCACGACCCAGCGTCACGCCGATGGTGCGGATAACGGAGACGGCGACCGAGGTGACGGCTTTTTCCGTGGCCGAAGGTTTATGCACCTCCGGCTTTTCGTTCTTTTCGGCGCGGGTCGTTTCAACCTCAGCCGCTTCGCCCTCCTCGGCCTTGGCACGTGCCGTCAACAGCTCAAACGCCGATTCACGGTCGCGAAGAGTGTCGTACATGCCCGATACCGGCGATTTGGTGATGATGGCGGCGCGCTCAGCTTCGGTCGCAGGCCCCAGCCGCGAGACGGGCGGGCGGATTTTCGATTTAGCCGTGACGGTGGGCGAGGCCTTTTCGTCGAGCACCGAGATCAGCGCCTCCCCGACGCCCAGACCCTGAATGGCCTCGATGGTGTCAAAGGCCGGGTTCGGACGGAAAGACTGCGCGGCGGCTTTCAGCCCCTTCTGTTCAGCGGGCGTGTAGGCGCGCAGGGCGTGCTGGATGCGATTGCCAAGCTGGGCCAAAACTGAATCGGGCACATCCGCCGGGTTTTGCGTGACGAAATAGATGCCCACACCCTTGGAACGGATCAGGCGCACCACCTGTTCAATCTTTTCCAGCAACGGTTTGGGCGCTTCGTCAAACAGAAGATGCGCCTCGTCGAAGAAGAAGACCATGCGCGGCTTTTCGGGGTCGCCGACTTCGGGCATGACTTCGAACAGTTCGGACAAAAGCCACAGCAGAAAGGTCGAATAGAGGCGGGGGCTGCCGATCAGCTTGTCGGCGGCCAGCACATTGACATAGCCCTTGCCGGAAATATCGGTACGCATCAGGTCTTCGAGGCGCAGCGCCGGTTCACCGAAAAACTGCTCACCGCCCTGACTTTCGAGCGCCAGTACCTGACGCTGAATGGCACCAATGGAGGCAGCGGACACCTGACCATACTGGGCGCT
Protein-coding regions in this window:
- a CDS encoding helicase HerA-like domain-containing protein; its protein translation is MTQGIDIGFSADGHQTLLLNRANRHGIVAGATGTGKTVTLQVLAQAFSDAGVPVFAADVKGDLSGISLPGNPNEKLLARAQEMGIELKPAAAPVVFWDLFGQKGHPIRTTISDMGPLLLARLFQLNEVQEGVLNIVFHVADKEGLLLLDLKDLRAMLNHVADNAKEISAQYGQVSAASIGAIQRQVLALESQGGEQFFGEPALRLEDLMRTDISGKGYVNVLAADKLIGSPRLYSTFLLWLLSELFEVMPEVGDPEKPRMVFFFDEAHLLFDEAPKPLLEKIEQVVRLIRSKGVGIYFVTQNPADVPDSVLAQLGNRIQHALRAYTPAEQKGLKAAAQSFRPNPAFDTIEAIQGLGVGEALISVLDEKASPTVTAKSKIRPPVSRLGPATEAERAAIITKSPVSGMYDTLRDRESAFELLTARAKAEEGEAAEVETTRAEKNEKPEVHKPSATEKAVTSVAVSVIRTIGVTLGRELVRGLLGSMKKPTRATRRR